A genome region from Cognatishimia activa includes the following:
- a CDS encoding YSC84-related protein produces MKTIKRRALILTAMASVTMATACGNGVNSRGSDTINARVEATLNYMYDEYPNTIDLADKAAGMLVMPLITEAGLGFGGGYGRGALKVNDEVVDYYSTTRANFGFQIGAQQFAHVLFFMTEGALQEFQSSRGWAAGADLEYVVSDQGDSLATDTTTLRSPVLAVVFGRAGARIGATLEGSKYTRIIP; encoded by the coding sequence ATGAAAACCATCAAGAGACGTGCCCTCATACTTACGGCCATGGCCAGCGTGACCATGGCAACCGCGTGCGGAAATGGCGTCAACAGCCGCGGCTCTGACACGATCAATGCGCGCGTTGAGGCGACGCTGAACTATATGTACGACGAGTACCCCAACACGATCGACCTCGCCGATAAAGCGGCTGGGATGCTGGTCATGCCATTGATCACTGAAGCAGGTCTTGGCTTTGGCGGCGGCTATGGTCGCGGTGCTCTGAAGGTGAATGACGAGGTCGTGGATTACTACTCCACAACGCGTGCGAATTTTGGCTTCCAGATCGGTGCCCAGCAATTCGCGCATGTTCTGTTCTTCATGACCGAAGGCGCGCTGCAGGAATTCCAGAGCTCTCGCGGATGGGCGGCCGGTGCTGACCTGGAGTATGTTGTCTCTGATCAGGGCGACTCTTTGGCGACCGACACAACGACCCTGCGCAGCCCGGTTCTGGCGGTCGTCTTTGGTCGTGCCGGTGCACGGATTGGCGCGACGCTTGAGGGATCGAAATACACGCGGATCATCCCGTAA
- a CDS encoding TrkH family potassium uptake protein gives MWSRLTSQTLLLQFLWLAGVCMFVPAIYAGVTDDFLTARTFLYSGILTLVFATLVTIATQDTPSARMGSLQQSLYALFAALTILPAILAIPFAESLQTTSYVNAYLEMVSALTTTGLDLWEDPARLPDALHLWRGMVAWFGGLMMWIAAVAVFAPLSLGGFEVTARSGFADHTRGTPAAAQIDPVRRWKRAARMLTPIYAGLTFALWIMLAVMGDAPLAALIHAMSVMSTSGISQIGGIENAQSGLGGEIVIFLFLLFALSRQTFSADIGATSRDHIWQDPEFRFGVMFVFAIPLLLFLRHWLGAFEVNEEENIFAALRALWGAIFTVLSFMTTTGFQSVDWQTSQSWSGLGTPGVLLMGLAVIGGGVATTAGGVKLLRVFALYLQGLREMERLVHPNSVSGSGRRDRRIRRKGAVIAWVFFMLFALSLTVVTFLLTFAGSSFEEAVLLAVSTLSTTGPLVQAAAENPVELLSLSLSGKLILCASMVTGRLETLVIIALLTPDLWRN, from the coding sequence ATGTGGTCGCGCCTGACATCTCAAACGCTGTTGCTCCAGTTTCTGTGGTTGGCGGGCGTGTGTATGTTCGTGCCTGCGATTTATGCTGGGGTGACGGACGATTTTCTGACCGCGCGGACGTTTCTTTATAGCGGCATCCTTACGCTAGTCTTCGCGACACTTGTGACAATTGCCACTCAGGACACGCCAAGCGCGCGGATGGGCTCGCTGCAACAATCGCTTTACGCTCTGTTTGCAGCCCTTACGATCTTGCCTGCGATCCTCGCGATCCCTTTTGCTGAATCTTTGCAAACCACCAGCTATGTGAACGCATACCTCGAAATGGTCTCGGCCCTGACGACCACGGGCCTTGATCTGTGGGAGGATCCCGCGCGCCTGCCGGATGCGCTTCATTTATGGCGCGGCATGGTGGCCTGGTTCGGAGGCCTTATGATGTGGATCGCTGCGGTTGCGGTTTTTGCGCCGCTCAGCCTCGGTGGCTTTGAGGTTACCGCGCGCAGCGGTTTTGCCGATCACACCCGCGGCACGCCCGCAGCGGCCCAGATCGATCCGGTACGCCGCTGGAAACGCGCAGCACGCATGTTGACGCCGATCTATGCCGGGCTGACCTTTGCGCTTTGGATCATGCTGGCCGTCATGGGCGATGCGCCCCTTGCTGCCTTGATCCACGCCATGTCCGTCATGTCTACCAGCGGCATTTCCCAGATAGGCGGCATCGAGAACGCGCAATCGGGCCTTGGCGGAGAGATCGTGATCTTTCTCTTCCTGCTATTTGCCCTTTCTCGTCAGACATTTAGCGCCGATATTGGTGCCACCAGTCGCGATCATATCTGGCAGGATCCAGAGTTCCGTTTCGGCGTCATGTTCGTCTTTGCCATTCCGCTTTTGCTGTTCCTGCGCCATTGGCTGGGGGCCTTTGAGGTCAACGAAGAAGAGAACATCTTTGCCGCCCTGCGCGCGCTCTGGGGTGCGATATTTACGGTTCTTTCCTTTATGACCACCACCGGCTTTCAAAGCGTAGATTGGCAGACCTCGCAAAGCTGGTCAGGCCTTGGTACGCCCGGTGTTCTTTTGATGGGGCTCGCGGTGATCGGTGGAGGCGTCGCCACCACCGCAGGCGGCGTCAAACTCTTGCGCGTCTTTGCGCTCTACCTGCAAGGCCTGCGCGAGATGGAGCGCCTGGTGCATCCCAATTCAGTCAGCGGCTCGGGCCGCCGTGACAGACGCATTCGCCGCAAAGGTGCGGTGATTGCCTGGGTGTTTTTCATGCTCTTTGCCCTGTCGCTGACAGTCGTCACTTTCCTGCTGACTTTTGCGGGTTCTAGCTTTGAAGAAGCAGTGCTGTTGGCGGTCTCAACCCTCTCAACAACAGGCCCATTGGTGCAAGCAGCAGCGGAAAACCCGGTGGAGCTTTTGTCGCTCAGCCTGTCCGGAAAGCTTATTTTATGTGCATCTATGGTCACGGGGCGCCTTGAGACCCTCGTGATCATCGCGCTTTTGACGCCTGATCTGTGGCGGAACTAG
- the hemB gene encoding porphobilinogen synthase → MKPTIAPFPAARPRRLRNTPALRSLVQETTLSVGDLIWPVFVREGENIEEPVPSMPGVVRRSVDRIVEAAKEAADLGIPVICLFPYTEGDKRTSDCAEAWNPDNLSNRATRAIKEAVPEIAIMTDVALDPYSDTGQDGFVIDGYVANDETIEALVKQALSQAEAGVDIIGPSDMMDGRIGALRSALEGAGHKNVALMSYSAKYASAFYGPFRDAVGASGALKGDKKTYQMDPANSDEALRMVERDLMEGADMVMVKPGMPYLDICRGVKDCFGVPTFAYQVSGEYAMIKAAAQNGWIDGDKAMVESLMAFKRAGCDGILTYFAPLIAKGLLGR, encoded by the coding sequence ATGAAACCGACAATCGCCCCTTTTCCCGCTGCGCGTCCGCGACGTCTTAGGAACACGCCCGCCCTGCGGTCCTTGGTGCAGGAAACCACGTTGAGTGTTGGCGATCTGATCTGGCCGGTCTTTGTGCGTGAGGGCGAGAATATCGAAGAGCCCGTGCCCTCTATGCCCGGCGTGGTGCGTCGGTCGGTTGACCGGATTGTAGAGGCTGCCAAAGAGGCGGCGGATCTGGGTATCCCTGTGATCTGTCTCTTTCCCTACACCGAGGGCGACAAGCGTACGTCAGATTGTGCTGAGGCCTGGAACCCCGACAACCTTTCAAACCGCGCGACACGTGCCATCAAAGAGGCCGTGCCAGAGATCGCGATCATGACCGACGTTGCGCTCGACCCCTACAGCGACACCGGTCAGGACGGCTTTGTGATCGACGGATATGTGGCCAATGATGAAACCATCGAAGCCCTTGTGAAACAGGCGCTTAGCCAGGCTGAGGCCGGTGTTGATATTATCGGTCCATCAGACATGATGGACGGTCGCATCGGCGCATTGCGCAGCGCTTTGGAAGGCGCAGGCCACAAGAATGTGGCGCTGATGTCCTATTCCGCGAAATATGCGAGCGCCTTTTATGGTCCCTTCCGCGATGCGGTTGGCGCGTCCGGCGCGTTGAAAGGCGATAAGAAAACCTATCAAATGGATCCGGCCAACTCTGACGAAGCCCTGCGGATGGTTGAACGCGACCTGATGGAAGGCGCGGATATGGTGATGGTCAAACCCGGCATGCCTTATCTGGATATTTGCCGCGGTGTGAAAGACTGCTTTGGCGTGCCGACCTTCGCCTATCAGGTCTCTGGCGAATACGCGATGATCAAGGCAGCCGCGCAAAACGGTTGGATTGATGGGGACAAAGCGATGGTCGAGAGCCTGATGGCGTTTAAACGCGCCGGATGTGATGGGATTCTGACCTATTTCGCACCATTGATCGCCAAAGGTCTCCTTGGGCGCTAA
- the trkA gene encoding Trk system potassium transporter TrkA — MKVIICGAGQVGWQIARHLANERNDVTVVDNNADLVRRATDALDVQGVAGFASYPDILERAGARDADMIIAATHSDEVNMVTCQVAHSVFEVPRKIARLRSQSYLDAIYSDLYRRDHMPIEVVISPEREVADAALKRLSAAATFDTEFFLDGKLQLIGITLDEDCPVVNTPLRQLSDLFSTLRAVVVGVRREGTLFAPEPGDQLFVGDDCYVMVNTEDFSRALEIFGKQQQKQERVVLIGGGNVGRMVAQKLEDLPGRAIRAKMIERDRKIAERSAEALERTIVLNGDGLDASLLQEAGATRADAVLAVTDDDKTNILGAVRAKSMGCKLAVALINDPTLVPLMTPLGIDAYINPRATTVSSILRHIRHGRVRDVYSLGDAEAEIIEAEVLSTSPIAGKQIRDIDFPEGVLIGGIKQGDQIIKPNGGTRVNEGDIIALFALSQDVGQVESLLQVSIDYF, encoded by the coding sequence ATGAAAGTCATCATTTGCGGTGCCGGGCAGGTGGGCTGGCAGATTGCGCGCCATCTGGCCAATGAACGCAATGACGTTACGGTGGTCGACAATAACGCAGACCTCGTGCGCCGGGCCACAGATGCTTTGGATGTCCAGGGCGTTGCAGGGTTCGCGAGCTATCCTGACATTCTGGAACGGGCAGGGGCGCGGGATGCGGATATGATCATCGCGGCCACCCATTCTGATGAGGTTAATATGGTGACCTGTCAGGTGGCCCATTCGGTCTTTGAGGTGCCTCGCAAAATCGCGCGGTTGCGCTCGCAAAGCTATCTGGATGCGATTTACTCTGATCTTTACCGTCGCGACCACATGCCGATTGAGGTGGTGATCAGCCCGGAACGCGAGGTCGCGGATGCGGCGCTGAAACGTCTGTCGGCAGCGGCGACCTTTGACACGGAATTCTTTCTGGACGGTAAGCTGCAGCTGATTGGCATTACGCTGGACGAGGACTGCCCGGTCGTGAACACGCCACTGCGGCAGCTTTCTGATCTGTTTTCCACCTTGCGGGCGGTCGTCGTCGGCGTGCGCCGCGAAGGCACGCTCTTTGCGCCAGAGCCGGGCGATCAGCTTTTCGTGGGCGACGATTGCTATGTCATGGTCAATACCGAGGACTTTAGCCGCGCCTTGGAAATCTTTGGAAAGCAGCAGCAAAAACAAGAACGTGTGGTTCTTATTGGGGGCGGAAACGTCGGCCGGATGGTCGCGCAAAAGCTCGAGGATCTGCCGGGGCGCGCGATCCGCGCCAAGATGATCGAGCGCGACCGCAAGATCGCTGAACGCTCAGCCGAAGCTCTGGAACGCACGATTGTTCTGAACGGAGACGGTCTGGACGCGAGCCTTCTACAAGAGGCGGGCGCGACGCGCGCCGACGCGGTTCTGGCCGTGACGGATGACGACAAGACCAACATCCTTGGCGCCGTTCGCGCGAAATCCATGGGCTGTAAGTTGGCGGTCGCCTTGATCAACGACCCGACCTTGGTGCCCTTGATGACGCCTCTTGGAATTGACGCCTATATCAACCCGCGCGCCACGACCGTCTCGTCGATCCTGCGCCACATCCGCCACGGACGCGTGCGTGACGTGTATTCGCTAGGGGACGCTGAGGCGGAAATTATCGAGGCCGAGGTCCTTTCGACCTCACCCATCGCCGGCAAACAGATCCGAGACATTGATTTCCCCGAAGGCGTGCTGATTGGTGGGATCAAGCAGGGCGACCAGATCATCAAACCGAACGGTGGTACTCGGGTGAATGAAGGCGACATCATTGCGCTCTTCGCGCTCAGTCAGGACGTCGGACAGGTCGAAAGCCTGTTGCAGGTCTCGATCGACTATTTCTAG
- a CDS encoding component of SufBCD complex, translated as MDLHTSIIELIDLRSFSNLWFWIMLALLWSSASHWVLGIPYDLVLRARRRGGQHEVDLADMVRINVGRLLYISRVSGLAMLSFGCFILSSLAVVGFYYRYEFAQAVFLILFPMSIIGLLSLSTARALEVEDLTRETLYKRLARHRIYVQLIGMLSIFITSLWGMYQNFQLSPLN; from the coding sequence GTGGACCTGCATACTTCTATTATCGAGCTTATCGACCTGCGCAGTTTTTCCAACCTCTGGTTCTGGATTATGCTTGCGCTTTTGTGGTCGTCCGCCAGCCATTGGGTTCTGGGTATTCCCTATGATCTTGTGCTGCGCGCGCGGCGTCGTGGCGGGCAACATGAAGTCGATCTGGCGGATATGGTGCGCATCAACGTCGGGCGGCTTTTGTATATCAGCCGTGTGTCTGGCCTGGCGATGCTGTCCTTTGGATGTTTCATCCTGAGCTCTCTGGCAGTCGTCGGATTTTACTATCGCTACGAATTCGCGCAGGCGGTGTTTCTGATCCTTTTCCCGATGTCGATCATCGGGCTTTTGTCCCTGTCAACAGCACGCGCGCTTGAGGTCGAGGATCTGACCCGTGAGACGCTGTATAAACGTTTGGCACGGCATCGTATCTATGTCCAACTCATTGGAATGCTGTCTATTTTCATAACATCCCTTTGGGGGATGTATCAGAACTTCCAACTCTCGCCGCTGAACTGA
- the hflX gene encoding GTPase HflX, with protein MEHDTRITRAWVVRPEVKSPDAKRDASSALEEAVSLAAALPNIEVVGSDVVRLAKIQPGTLFGTGKIEELHDRFHAEKIDLLLIDGPVTPVQQRNLEKALEVKILDRTGLILEIFSDRARTREGVLQVEMAALSYQRTRLVRAWTHLERQRGGLGFVGGPGETQIEADRRAIDEQLVRLRRQLAKVVKTRELHRGSRAKVPYPIVALVGYTNAGKSTLFNRVTGAEVMAKDMLFATLDPTMRRLELIDGPEVILSDTVGFISDLPTELVAAFRATLEEVLAADLILHVRDISHAETDNQAEDVAKILASLGVDENIPQLEVWNKIDQMEADEIAASQARSERSDDIFAISAITGEGIDQLLAEIAVRLQGEHSIEELSLPFSAGKERAWLFAEGVIESEAQTDDGFDITVKWTAKQAAQFKKL; from the coding sequence ATGGAGCATGACACCCGCATCACCCGAGCCTGGGTGGTGCGACCCGAAGTCAAATCCCCGGATGCAAAACGTGACGCCTCTTCTGCCTTGGAAGAGGCGGTTTCACTTGCGGCGGCCCTCCCCAATATCGAGGTGGTGGGTTCTGACGTGGTGCGGCTGGCTAAGATCCAGCCGGGCACTCTGTTTGGTACGGGCAAGATCGAAGAGCTGCATGATCGGTTTCATGCCGAGAAGATCGACCTGTTGCTTATTGATGGTCCGGTCACACCTGTCCAGCAGCGCAATCTCGAAAAAGCACTTGAGGTTAAGATCCTTGATCGAACCGGTCTGATCCTTGAGATCTTCTCAGACCGCGCCCGCACCCGCGAAGGTGTGTTGCAGGTCGAGATGGCGGCGCTGTCTTATCAGCGGACACGACTGGTCCGTGCCTGGACCCACTTGGAACGTCAACGGGGTGGGCTTGGCTTTGTGGGTGGTCCGGGTGAAACCCAGATCGAGGCCGACCGACGTGCGATTGACGAACAACTCGTGCGCCTGCGTCGGCAGCTCGCGAAGGTCGTGAAAACCCGCGAGCTCCATCGCGGGTCGCGTGCCAAAGTGCCCTATCCGATTGTCGCATTGGTCGGATACACCAACGCCGGAAAATCTACACTTTTCAATCGTGTAACCGGCGCTGAAGTCATGGCGAAAGACATGCTTTTCGCCACGCTTGACCCCACAATGCGGCGTCTTGAACTGATCGACGGCCCCGAAGTGATCCTGTCTGACACGGTGGGCTTCATCTCTGATCTGCCGACCGAACTTGTTGCCGCATTCCGAGCCACGCTCGAAGAAGTCCTCGCCGCCGATCTGATCCTGCATGTGCGCGATATCAGCCACGCGGAAACCGACAATCAGGCCGAAGATGTGGCCAAGATCCTCGCTTCGCTTGGTGTGGATGAAAACATCCCGCAGCTCGAAGTCTGGAACAAAATCGACCAGATGGAAGCAGACGAGATCGCCGCCTCGCAAGCACGCTCGGAACGCAGTGACGACATCTTTGCGATCTCGGCCATCACGGGCGAAGGCATCGACCAACTCCTCGCAGAGATCGCCGTGCGCCTGCAGGGCGAGCATAGCATCGAAGAGCTGTCCCTCCCGTTTTCGGCAGGCAAAGAACGCGCCTGGCTCTTTGCTGAAGGTGTGATCGAGAGCGAGGCTCAAACCGACGACGGCTTTGACATCACCGTCAAATGGACCGCTAAACAGGCCGCGCAGTTCAAGAAACTCTAG
- a CDS encoding penicillin acylase family protein → MTRIFKWLFRLTTATFILIFAFGALVYYFASRSLPDYDKELQTGYVSAPVEIVRNNANVPHIFGETDPDVFFALGYAHAQDRLWQMTTMRRTAQGRLSEVFGAQTLDIDKLLRRLGIYTLAVSSVESLSERSRVLMTAYANGVNARITEVNEESLGRGAPEMFIFNAPIAPWRVADSISIQKLMSLQLAGHLDEEVLRARVSLALSDETRLKDILPDHPGKGVADLPEFAQLVPGVPRFVQTAELKSHPLSPFPERGLAGASNAWAAAPARSASGGTLMANDPHLGLTAPAIWYLARLELSSGGVIGGTIPGIPAILTGRSAQLGWGLTSAYVDDQDVFIEEINPNNPDQYLGPNGYQDFVTRKTIIKVSEQEPITLTLRWTDNGPVLPASNFDLGTVTPKGHVAAVSWTVLSPADTSMNAAIDLMFAQDVREAIRNSEAFLAPAQNLTLVDSDTIAMKVIGALPRRSARHQSQGRLPSLGSKVENRWQGRLPYSSNPEFVAPVGGILGNTNNKTVDRAFPLHVSFVWGDSQRVQRWQRLMQGRAVHTRDSFIEAQLDTVSVTARSLLPLVAADLWFTAGTTAQGTQERQRKEALDLLANWNGEMNEHLPEPLIYAAWMRALQDRLAKDELGPLISEFKHVEPLFIERVFRDVDGASAWCDVIQSAPIETCTDVARMALDDAIIWINERYGDNFESLRWGDAHQATHDHPVLGEVPLLRTFVNIRQSTSGGDNTLQRGRTSGEGDDPFHNVHAAGYRGVYDFADPDSSVFIISTGQSGHPLSRYYDDLAQLWRRGEYIPMSLDEGLARAAAVGVTTLLP, encoded by the coding sequence ATGACAAGAATATTTAAGTGGCTGTTCCGCCTGACAACCGCGACCTTCATTCTGATTTTCGCCTTTGGCGCTTTGGTCTATTATTTCGCCTCCCGCTCGCTGCCTGACTATGACAAGGAATTGCAGACCGGCTACGTTTCGGCCCCCGTGGAAATTGTGCGCAACAACGCCAATGTCCCGCATATCTTTGGCGAGACGGATCCGGATGTGTTCTTTGCGCTGGGATACGCCCATGCGCAGGATCGTCTGTGGCAGATGACCACCATGCGGCGCACGGCACAGGGGCGTTTGTCCGAAGTCTTTGGCGCGCAAACGCTGGATATCGACAAGCTTTTGCGCCGGCTTGGGATCTATACGCTGGCGGTAAGCTCTGTGGAGTCTCTGTCCGAGCGTTCACGGGTCTTGATGACGGCTTACGCCAATGGCGTGAACGCGCGGATCACAGAAGTGAATGAAGAGTCACTGGGGCGTGGCGCACCAGAGATGTTCATTTTCAACGCTCCGATTGCGCCATGGCGCGTTGCAGATTCCATTTCAATTCAGAAGCTTATGTCTTTGCAACTGGCCGGACATCTGGACGAAGAAGTCCTGCGCGCCCGCGTCTCTTTGGCGCTGAGCGATGAGACCCGCCTGAAAGACATCCTACCTGATCATCCGGGCAAAGGCGTCGCCGACCTGCCTGAATTTGCGCAGCTCGTGCCCGGTGTTCCACGGTTCGTGCAGACCGCAGAGTTAAAATCGCACCCGCTGTCTCCGTTCCCGGAACGTGGCCTTGCTGGTGCCTCAAACGCCTGGGCCGCAGCGCCGGCACGATCTGCCTCTGGCGGCACTCTGATGGCCAATGATCCGCACCTTGGACTTACGGCTCCGGCGATCTGGTATCTGGCACGGCTTGAGCTGTCCTCGGGCGGCGTGATCGGTGGGACCATTCCGGGGATCCCTGCGATCCTGACCGGCCGCAGCGCGCAATTGGGCTGGGGGCTGACCTCGGCCTATGTGGATGATCAGGACGTCTTTATCGAAGAAATCAATCCAAACAATCCGGATCAATATCTGGGGCCGAATGGCTATCAGGACTTTGTGACACGCAAGACGATCATCAAAGTCTCCGAGCAAGAACCCATCACCCTGACCCTACGCTGGACCGACAATGGGCCCGTCTTGCCAGCAAGCAATTTCGATCTGGGCACAGTCACGCCGAAAGGCCATGTTGCGGCTGTCAGCTGGACGGTGCTTAGCCCCGCGGATACCTCGATGAATGCGGCCATTGATCTGATGTTTGCCCAGGACGTGCGCGAAGCGATCCGCAATAGCGAGGCGTTTCTGGCACCGGCACAGAACCTAACGCTGGTGGACAGCGACACCATCGCAATGAAGGTGATCGGAGCCCTGCCGCGTCGGTCTGCCCGTCATCAAAGCCAGGGTCGCTTGCCGAGCCTTGGGTCCAAGGTCGAGAACCGCTGGCAAGGCCGACTGCCATATTCCAGCAATCCCGAATTTGTGGCGCCCGTCGGCGGCATCCTCGGCAATACCAACAATAAGACCGTGGATCGTGCCTTTCCATTGCACGTGTCCTTCGTGTGGGGCGACAGCCAACGCGTGCAACGCTGGCAGCGTTTGATGCAGGGCCGTGCGGTTCATACGCGCGACAGCTTCATCGAAGCGCAGCTGGATACGGTCAGCGTGACCGCACGGTCTCTGCTGCCTTTGGTGGCGGCGGATCTTTGGTTTACGGCGGGCACAACCGCGCAAGGCACCCAAGAGCGCCAGCGCAAAGAGGCTTTGGATCTATTGGCCAATTGGAACGGCGAGATGAATGAACATCTGCCGGAACCCCTGATCTATGCCGCCTGGATGCGCGCGCTTCAGGACCGTTTGGCCAAGGACGAACTCGGACCATTAATCAGCGAATTCAAACATGTAGAGCCTTTGTTCATCGAACGCGTCTTCCGCGATGTGGATGGTGCGAGTGCCTGGTGCGACGTGATCCAGAGCGCGCCGATTGAGACCTGTACAGACGTGGCGCGTATGGCGCTGGATGATGCTATCATCTGGATCAACGAGCGCTATGGCGACAACTTTGAGAGCCTGCGCTGGGGCGATGCGCATCAGGCGACCCACGATCACCCGGTTCTGGGAGAGGTTCCCCTTCTGCGGACCTTCGTCAACATCCGCCAGTCCACCAGCGGCGGAGACAATACCTTGCAACGCGGGCGCACCTCTGGTGAAGGGGATGATCCGTTCCACAATGTCCACGCAGCAGGTTATCGCGGTGTCTATGATTTTGCGGATCCGGATTCCTCTGTCTTCATCATTTCGACAGGCCAATCCGGGCATCCGCTAAGCCGGTATTACGACGATCTGGCCCAGCTTTGGCGGCGAGGAGAGTATATCCCGATGTCGCTGGACGAAGGTCTCGCGCGCGCCGCGGCGGTTGGGGTGACGACGCTATTGCCATGA
- the hfq gene encoding RNA chaperone Hfq, with the protein MASDRQNLQDAFLNHVRKTKVPVTIFLINGVKLQGVITWFDNFCVLLRRDGQSQLVYKHAISTIMPAQPISLYEGEDAQ; encoded by the coding sequence ATGGCTTCGGATCGGCAAAACCTGCAGGACGCATTTCTTAACCACGTCCGTAAAACAAAGGTTCCGGTAACAATTTTCCTGATTAATGGTGTGAAGCTGCAGGGTGTGATTACCTGGTTCGACAATTTCTGCGTACTTCTGCGCCGCGATGGTCAAAGTCAGCTGGTCTATAAACACGCGATTTCGACGATCATGCCGGCGCAACCCATCAGCCTTTATGAGGGTGAAGACGCCCAGTGA
- a CDS encoding alpha/beta hydrolase, translating to MRIIENITYVERQSENLALDLYLPYRTPQATVVFAHGGGFQKGTRSSAEVLPLARRFTRDGYAFASISYRLKTPLEAFDLIHRKAIRANRKRSVESGLATSKRLMGPAFEAARLDLGAAVAFMKSRSSGWDIATSSVFVVGISAGGIAALSLAYPPENLPTTCRPDAVLGLGAAMVQPWCLSPNGVPSLMLHSTMDRIIRPQNTALVEKAARQAEAPLRTIICARRGHGAPVEALLNDQDKTGTPYWTHMRMLFDACSDQSSARKRLIRLDVSQRPPPSF from the coding sequence ATGCGGATCATCGAAAATATCACCTATGTCGAGCGCCAGTCTGAAAATCTGGCGCTCGATTTGTATTTGCCCTATCGCACCCCGCAAGCCACCGTGGTCTTCGCCCATGGCGGAGGCTTTCAAAAAGGCACGCGATCCTCGGCAGAGGTTTTGCCCCTCGCGCGGCGGTTTACGCGTGACGGATATGCCTTTGCGTCTATCAGCTATCGCTTGAAAACGCCGCTGGAAGCCTTTGACCTAATTCATAGAAAAGCCATTCGCGCCAATAGAAAGAGATCCGTCGAAAGCGGACTCGCAACGTCCAAACGATTGATGGGCCCCGCCTTTGAAGCCGCGCGTTTAGACCTTGGTGCGGCGGTCGCCTTTATGAAATCGCGAAGCTCAGGCTGGGATATCGCGACAAGTAGCGTGTTTGTGGTTGGCATTTCGGCGGGCGGGATCGCAGCGCTTTCTCTGGCCTATCCGCCCGAGAACCTGCCAACGACATGCCGGCCCGACGCAGTTCTTGGATTGGGCGCTGCCATGGTGCAACCTTGGTGCCTCTCGCCCAACGGCGTCCCGAGCCTTATGCTGCACAGCACAATGGATCGCATCATCCGGCCTCAGAACACAGCACTAGTAGAGAAAGCCGCACGTCAGGCCGAAGCTCCGTTGCGCACGATCATCTGCGCGCGGCGCGGACATGGCGCGCCTGTTGAGGCCTTGCTCAACGACCAAGACAAGACAGGCACGCCCTATTGGACCCATATGCGGATGTTGTTTGACGCTTGTTCAGATCAGTCGAGCGCCCGTAAACGTTTGATAAGGCTGGATGTATCCCAACGCCCGCCGCCCAGTTTCTGA
- a CDS encoding NAD(P)-dependent oxidoreductase: MTRVAFLGLGVMGHPMAGHLKSKGFEVVVYNRTAAKAEAWVKEHGGEMALTPAAAAEGADFVMACVGNDDDLRQVCVGEGGAFAAMKDGAIFVDHTTVSAKVTRELYEAAGAAGLGFVDAPISGGQAGAENGVLSIMCGGDADTYTKAEPVMESYARICRRIGESGAGQMTKMCNQIAIAGVVQGLSEALHFAEKAGLDGAAVVEVISQGAAGSWQMSNRYETMIADHFDHGFAVDWMRKDLGICLDTANETGASLPVTALVDQFYKDVQKLGGGRWDTSSLIKRLRALD; encoded by the coding sequence ATGACACGCGTGGCATTTCTGGGACTTGGCGTCATGGGCCATCCAATGGCGGGGCACCTTAAATCTAAGGGGTTTGAGGTGGTGGTTTATAACCGAACTGCTGCAAAAGCCGAGGCCTGGGTGAAGGAACACGGTGGCGAAATGGCGCTTACGCCGGCGGCTGCAGCAGAGGGCGCGGATTTTGTCATGGCCTGCGTCGGCAATGACGACGACTTGCGTCAGGTCTGTGTCGGCGAGGGCGGGGCCTTTGCCGCGATGAAAGACGGCGCGATCTTTGTGGATCACACGACGGTATCGGCCAAAGTCACGCGCGAGCTTTATGAGGCGGCAGGTGCTGCGGGTCTTGGCTTTGTCGATGCGCCGATCTCTGGTGGTCAGGCGGGGGCCGAGAACGGGGTTTTGTCCATCATGTGCGGTGGTGATGCAGACACTTACACAAAGGCCGAGCCCGTTATGGAGTCCTACGCGCGCATTTGTCGTCGTATTGGCGAGAGTGGTGCGGGTCAGATGACCAAGATGTGCAACCAGATCGCGATTGCTGGCGTGGTTCAGGGGCTCTCTGAGGCGCTGCATTTCGCCGAGAAGGCCGGTTTGGATGGCGCGGCGGTTGTCGAGGTGATCTCGCAGGGCGCGGCGGGGTCTTGGCAGATGTCCAATCGCTACGAGACGATGATTGCAGATCACTTTGATCACGGCTTTGCGGTCGATTGGATGCGTAAGGATCTGGGGATATGTCTGGACACGGCGAATGAAACCGGCGCGAGCCTGCCGGTAACGGCTTTGGTCGATCAGTTCTACAAGGACGTTCAGAAACTGGGCGGCGGGCGTTGGGATACATCCAGCCTTATCAAACGTTTACGGGCGCTCGACTGA